A single genomic interval of Macadamia integrifolia cultivar HAES 741 chromosome 6, SCU_Mint_v3, whole genome shotgun sequence harbors:
- the LOC122081260 gene encoding CBL-interacting serine/threonine-protein kinase 21-like isoform X1: MGFAATIGKYQLGRTIGEGTFAKVKLALDRVTKQHVAVKIIDKQMVLDNKLMEQVKREISTMKLLHHPNIVRIYEVTATKTKIFIIMEYVSGGQLSDKLSYLKKFDEKEARKYFQQLIDAVDYCHSRGVYHRDLKPENLLLDGQGNLKVSDFGLSALRKPGDLLSTACGSPCYVAPEVIANKKYNGATADIWSCGVILFELLSGYLPFDDRNLMNLYRKISRAEYTCPEWFTATQRKLLFRILEPMPDRRMTIAEILEDEWFQTGYEPSAGIECEINLDDVNAAFDGIGGKTAETGLRKSSSFINAFQLIAMSSDLDLSGLFEKQDEDKQRTRLGSKHAINETIEKIEVAAKDVSLSVERMNMSKVKIHQKQKLTRNSRSYFNLSAEVIEVTPSHCVIEISKSAGELTVYNEFCKSLSNLLMENSNLKSESDRPRAVIVDGKENQCSSEPEGSKTDEQLCGYYTS; this comes from the exons ATGGGTTTCGCAGCTACTATTGGGAAATACCAACTTGGAAGAACCATTGGTGAAGGCACCTTTGCCAAGGTCAAGCTTGCTCTGGACAGAGTTACTAAGCAGCATGTTGCAGTCAAGATCATCGATAAGCAGATGGTCTTGGATAACAAGTTAATGGAACAG GTAAAAAGAGAGATTAGTACAATGAAACTGTTGCATCACCCCAACATTGTCCGAATTTATGAG GTTACTGCCACCAAGACTAAGATCTTCATAATAATGGAATACGTTTCCGGAGGCCAACTCTCAGACAAGTTG TCATATCTCAAAAAATTCGACGAAAAGGAAGCTAGGAAATACTTCCAGCAATTGATCGATGCTGTGGACTATTGTCATAGTAGGGGTGTATATCACAGAGATCTCAAG CCTGAAAACCTGCTATTGGATGGACAAGGAAATTTGAAAGTCTCAGACTTTGGACTCAGTGCATTGAGAAAG CCTGGTGATTTGCTATCGACGGCTTGTGGATCTCCATGCTATGTAGCTCCTGAG GTAATAGCAAACAAGAAGTACAATGGAGCAACTGCTGATATCTGGTCATGTGGAGTAATCTTGTTCGAATTACTTTCTGGTTATCTACCCTTTGATGACCGAAACCTGATGAACTTGTACCGAAAA ATTTCCAGAGCAGAGTACACATGTCCAGAGTGGTTTACAGCAACCCAAAGGAAACTACTTTTCAGAATACTTGAGCCAATGCCTGATAGG CGGATGACAATAGCAGAGATTCTAGAAGATGAGTGGTTCCAAACTGGCTATGAGCCTTCTGCAGGAATTGAATGTGAAATCAACTTGGATGATGTTAATGCAGCATTTGATGGGATCGGG GGAAAAACCGCCGAGACAGGGCTGCGCAAATCCTCAAGTTTCATCAATGCTTTCCAACTTATAGCAATGTCCAGTGACCTTGATTTGTCAGGTCTATTCGAAAAGCAG GATGAAGATAAACAGAGAACAAGGCTTGGTTCCAAACATGCAATCAATGAGACTATAGAGAAAATTGAAGTTGCTGCAAAAGATGTCAGTCTCTCAGTTGAAAGGATGAACATGTCAAAG GTGAAAATTCATCAAAAACAGAAGCTCACAAGAAATTCTAGATCATATTTCAACCTATCAGCTGAG GTGATTGAGGTGACACCCTCACATTGTGTGATAGAAATATCAAAATCTGCAGGGGAGCTCACAGTGTACAATGAG TTCTGCAAAAGCTTATCAAATCTGCTGATGGAGAACTCCAAtttaaaatcagaatcagatagGCCCAGAGCAGTCATTGTTGATGGTAAAGAGAATCAATGCAGTTCCGAACCGGAAGGGAGCAAAACGGATGAACAACTTTGTGGTTATTATACCTCCTAA
- the LOC122081260 gene encoding CBL-interacting serine/threonine-protein kinase 21-like isoform X2, whose protein sequence is MEYVSGGQLSDKLSYLKKFDEKEARKYFQQLIDAVDYCHSRGVYHRDLKPENLLLDGQGNLKVSDFGLSALRKPGDLLSTACGSPCYVAPEVIANKKYNGATADIWSCGVILFELLSGYLPFDDRNLMNLYRKISRAEYTCPEWFTATQRKLLFRILEPMPDRRMTIAEILEDEWFQTGYEPSAGIECEINLDDVNAAFDGIGGKTAETGLRKSSSFINAFQLIAMSSDLDLSGLFEKQDEDKQRTRLGSKHAINETIEKIEVAAKDVSLSVERMNMSKVKIHQKQKLTRNSRSYFNLSAEVIEVTPSHCVIEISKSAGELTVYNEFCKSLSNLLMENSNLKSESDRPRAVIVDGKENQCSSEPEGSKTDEQLCGYYTS, encoded by the exons ATGGAATACGTTTCCGGAGGCCAACTCTCAGACAAGTTG TCATATCTCAAAAAATTCGACGAAAAGGAAGCTAGGAAATACTTCCAGCAATTGATCGATGCTGTGGACTATTGTCATAGTAGGGGTGTATATCACAGAGATCTCAAG CCTGAAAACCTGCTATTGGATGGACAAGGAAATTTGAAAGTCTCAGACTTTGGACTCAGTGCATTGAGAAAG CCTGGTGATTTGCTATCGACGGCTTGTGGATCTCCATGCTATGTAGCTCCTGAG GTAATAGCAAACAAGAAGTACAATGGAGCAACTGCTGATATCTGGTCATGTGGAGTAATCTTGTTCGAATTACTTTCTGGTTATCTACCCTTTGATGACCGAAACCTGATGAACTTGTACCGAAAA ATTTCCAGAGCAGAGTACACATGTCCAGAGTGGTTTACAGCAACCCAAAGGAAACTACTTTTCAGAATACTTGAGCCAATGCCTGATAGG CGGATGACAATAGCAGAGATTCTAGAAGATGAGTGGTTCCAAACTGGCTATGAGCCTTCTGCAGGAATTGAATGTGAAATCAACTTGGATGATGTTAATGCAGCATTTGATGGGATCGGG GGAAAAACCGCCGAGACAGGGCTGCGCAAATCCTCAAGTTTCATCAATGCTTTCCAACTTATAGCAATGTCCAGTGACCTTGATTTGTCAGGTCTATTCGAAAAGCAG GATGAAGATAAACAGAGAACAAGGCTTGGTTCCAAACATGCAATCAATGAGACTATAGAGAAAATTGAAGTTGCTGCAAAAGATGTCAGTCTCTCAGTTGAAAGGATGAACATGTCAAAG GTGAAAATTCATCAAAAACAGAAGCTCACAAGAAATTCTAGATCATATTTCAACCTATCAGCTGAG GTGATTGAGGTGACACCCTCACATTGTGTGATAGAAATATCAAAATCTGCAGGGGAGCTCACAGTGTACAATGAG TTCTGCAAAAGCTTATCAAATCTGCTGATGGAGAACTCCAAtttaaaatcagaatcagatagGCCCAGAGCAGTCATTGTTGATGGTAAAGAGAATCAATGCAGTTCCGAACCGGAAGGGAGCAAAACGGATGAACAACTTTGTGGTTATTATACCTCCTAA